In Andreesenia angusta, the following are encoded in one genomic region:
- a CDS encoding DNA internalization-related competence protein ComEC/Rec2, which yields MKKPFLSLWIAYIIGIYLDYNYDIQEDTYIYLLGMIGAAFLGARILLNKTLYTLVLMLSLLMGGLFFNTDYMHGREDGFGEDVEIEVKVLRQKISDEEYERYIVEDLENREKLALTFYENIGLNVGDVLNASGELKAIGESRNPKLFSSRDYYRSLYVYGNMVASAKDIEVIEKGSLNYVERASLKFRNYVEKVLESSVSSEYQGILKSMVLGDSGYIEELSLERIRDLGLGHMIAVSGLHIGIVFGALFHCFRSLLEFHKRLAEFMGIALIWVYIALIGSPVSSIRAGIMISLLILSKLLHRRRDALNTVAFAGLSMLVAKPLWALSLGYQLSFAGVIALSVFRGKKLKSLFGIFLGLLPLNMYYFNTIPLVSLFTNLAVAPLLSLALLLSFGLLSLYGLSASLALLFGGIIDMIMASSSWIMDILESQHNPIYAKSPELLAMMVFYIILLVLAEIIDVERFGRKTMTVFVSYTVLSAGIMLSTPVEQSYISFIDVGQGDCAHIEVSGKNYMVDSGGSVYSDYDVGEHVVYPYLLKHGVDELDGFIVSHFDADHMKGFLYVMDHIEVKEIIIGYESPENELYLELLEKANANGTRVSVVENVEELRLDAENRMVFIPPKESDLKAGENNSSLVVLLESYGNTALFTGDIESEREMGLSELGLIRDVDMIKVPHHGSATSSTERFLEAVNPEIAIFQVGKNSFGHPNKDVLNRYDKLGSEIYRNDESGMVKLTLGRDMIEVWEYLEKKPGILESVLRHRWKLTATAIQSIIWIWMIYDVKRRAKNREEQLEDLDWTTESF from the coding sequence TTGAAAAAACCATTTCTATCCCTATGGATAGCGTATATAATCGGAATATATCTAGACTACAACTATGATATACAAGAAGATACTTATATCTATCTCTTGGGGATGATTGGGGCCGCATTTCTCGGTGCCAGAATTCTCCTAAACAAAACTTTATACACACTTGTGCTTATGCTCTCCCTTTTAATGGGAGGGCTTTTTTTCAACACAGACTACATGCATGGACGGGAAGACGGCTTTGGAGAAGATGTGGAAATAGAGGTAAAAGTGCTGAGACAGAAGATATCCGACGAAGAATACGAGCGCTATATAGTTGAAGACCTTGAAAATAGGGAGAAGCTGGCACTTACATTCTACGAAAACATAGGCTTAAATGTCGGGGACGTCTTGAATGCAAGCGGAGAGCTGAAGGCCATAGGCGAAAGCAGAAACCCCAAGCTGTTCAGCTCAAGGGACTATTACAGAAGCCTCTATGTATACGGCAATATGGTGGCCAGCGCCAAAGATATAGAGGTGATTGAAAAGGGCAGCTTAAACTATGTGGAGCGGGCGAGCCTTAAGTTCAGGAATTATGTGGAGAAGGTTCTGGAAAGCTCGGTGAGTTCAGAGTATCAGGGCATACTCAAGTCCATGGTGCTTGGAGACTCAGGCTATATAGAGGAGCTTTCGCTCGAAAGGATAAGGGATCTGGGGCTTGGGCATATGATTGCAGTGTCGGGGCTTCATATAGGGATTGTGTTCGGGGCGCTGTTTCACTGTTTTAGAAGTCTGCTCGAATTTCACAAGAGACTGGCCGAATTCATGGGCATAGCTCTTATATGGGTATACATAGCTCTGATAGGAAGCCCTGTCTCGTCCATAAGGGCGGGCATCATGATAAGCCTTCTAATTCTTTCAAAGCTGCTGCACAGGCGGAGAGATGCGTTGAACACCGTGGCCTTCGCAGGGCTTTCGATGCTTGTAGCGAAGCCTCTCTGGGCGCTTAGTTTGGGGTACCAACTTTCCTTTGCAGGGGTGATTGCTCTGTCTGTTTTTAGAGGGAAGAAGCTGAAGTCGCTTTTCGGGATATTCCTTGGGCTGCTTCCTCTGAATATGTACTACTTTAATACGATTCCGCTTGTATCGCTATTTACAAACCTCGCGGTGGCGCCTCTTCTTTCGCTTGCGCTACTTCTGTCCTTTGGACTTCTGAGTCTGTATGGACTAAGTGCAAGTCTGGCCTTGCTGTTTGGGGGTATTATAGATATGATTATGGCTTCTTCAAGTTGGATTATGGATATTCTGGAAAGCCAGCACAACCCAATATACGCAAAGTCTCCAGAGCTTCTGGCTATGATGGTTTTCTACATTATCCTGCTAGTGCTTGCAGAAATCATAGACGTGGAACGTTTTGGGAGAAAGACCATGACTGTGTTTGTATCCTACACTGTCCTATCAGCTGGAATAATGCTGTCAACTCCTGTGGAGCAATCCTATATAAGTTTTATAGATGTAGGGCAGGGGGACTGCGCGCATATAGAGGTTTCGGGGAAGAACTATATGGTGGACTCAGGGGGCTCTGTGTATTCCGACTATGACGTGGGGGAGCATGTGGTCTATCCGTACCTTCTGAAGCACGGAGTAGACGAGCTTGACGGATTCATAGTCTCCCACTTTGACGCAGACCATATGAAGGGCTTTCTATATGTCATGGACCACATAGAGGTAAAGGAAATAATCATAGGCTATGAAAGCCCTGAAAACGAGCTATACCTCGAGCTCTTGGAAAAGGCGAATGCAAATGGAACTAGAGTCAGCGTGGTTGAAAACGTAGAGGAGCTTAGGTTGGACGCGGAAAACAGGATGGTGTTTATTCCGCCTAAAGAGAGCGACCTGAAAGCTGGAGAGAACAACAGCTCTCTAGTGGTACTGCTTGAATCCTACGGAAACACAGCGCTCTTTACGGGAGATATAGAGTCCGAAAGGGAAATGGGGCTTAGCGAGCTTGGGCTTATAAGAGACGTGGATATGATTAAAGTCCCTCACCATGGAAGTGCCACTTCATCCACCGAGAGATTTCTAGAGGCTGTAAACCCAGAGATAGCCATATTTCAAGTCGGGAAAAACAGCTTTGGCCATCCGAACAAGGATGTCTTAAATAGATACGATAAACTCGGATCAGAGATATATAGAAACGACGAGTCTGGTATGGTAAAATTGACTTTAGGCAGAGATATGATTGAGGTCTGGGAGTACCTTGAGAAAAAGCCTGGAATTTTGGAGAGCGTTCTCAGGCACCGTTGGAAACTGACCGCTACTGCGATCCAGTCGATTATCTGGATATGGATGATCTACGACGTGAAGAGAAGAGCTAAAAATAGAGAAGAGCAACTGGAGGATTTAGATTGGACTACAGAGAGTTTTTAG
- a CDS encoding DUF7305 domain-containing protein, with protein sequence MKIGNNRGGTLVLVIIVMAVLAVLGAAFVTATTGEGLQAINHQHKTQAHYYARSGAYMGLEWLDKYAETEEGKNWLKTKNPKEKYLSGNLEDGLASGEDKEAEVNLSFGIDEKSVSIKSTGREGKQSDTVKLNDIGVSVGEKYVPQISVDMAIFSFGKITLGNKVNIKGDIGTKLPDDGSSITKKGSGTLEERVDGEIKYNQNKEYPLPKVPDFGSKKPVNTSITVDGYYSDITSSTDINLVGGATRQVVVDKFNLGGSNEFKATGSGTLVLFIKDYFDIYGNAQMKISPSVNLVIFYMKKEDEPEKGDLKINGNTGISGLIYAPNASITFTGSSDPASVALIGNTVNMNGSAKSLGNNPLIGTDIEYDGFEGESGGTTIDKSKKVWSKE encoded by the coding sequence ATGAAGATAGGGAATAACAGGGGTGGAACGCTGGTATTGGTTATAATTGTGATGGCGGTTTTGGCTGTACTGGGAGCTGCATTTGTAACTGCTACAACTGGCGAAGGGCTTCAGGCTATAAATCACCAACATAAGACTCAGGCACACTACTATGCAAGGTCTGGAGCATATATGGGGCTAGAGTGGTTGGATAAATATGCTGAAACAGAAGAAGGGAAAAATTGGCTTAAAACAAAGAATCCAAAAGAAAAGTATTTATCGGGAAATTTAGAGGATGGTCTAGCTTCAGGGGAAGATAAAGAAGCTGAAGTGAATTTATCGTTTGGGATAGATGAAAAATCTGTAAGCATAAAGTCTACAGGAAGAGAAGGCAAGCAAAGCGACACTGTAAAGCTAAATGATATTGGAGTTTCTGTAGGAGAAAAATATGTTCCTCAAATAAGCGTAGATATGGCTATATTTTCATTTGGAAAGATAACTCTTGGAAACAAGGTCAATATTAAAGGTGATATAGGAACTAAGCTGCCTGATGATGGTAGCTCTATAACGAAAAAAGGAAGTGGGACTTTGGAAGAACGTGTAGATGGCGAAATTAAATATAATCAAAATAAAGAGTACCCACTACCAAAAGTGCCTGATTTTGGAAGTAAAAAACCCGTAAATACCTCGATAACTGTGGATGGTTACTACAGTGATATAACATCAAGTACAGATATAAATCTTGTAGGTGGAGCGACTAGACAAGTTGTAGTTGATAAATTTAACTTAGGAGGGAGTAATGAATTCAAAGCAACAGGAAGTGGGACCCTAGTCTTATTTATAAAAGATTATTTTGATATATATGGAAACGCTCAAATGAAAATAAGTCCTAGTGTGAACTTAGTTATATTTTATATGAAAAAAGAGGATGAACCAGAAAAAGGTGACTTGAAAATTAATGGGAACACTGGAATATCAGGGCTTATATATGCTCCTAATGCAAGCATAACGTTTACTGGCTCATCTGATCCAGCTAGTGTAGCTTTAATAGGAAATACAGTCAATATGAACGGTTCAGCCAAAAGCCTAGGAAACAATCCACTAATTGGAACAGATATTGAATATGATGGTTTTGAAGGAGAATCTGGCGGAACGACTATAGACAAGTCAAAAAAAGTCTGGAGCAAAGAATAG
- the holA gene encoding DNA polymerase III subunit delta, whose product MDYREFLGEIERSQIKPVYLLYGREKYLMDSVLRKLKGKYIDESFESLNYIYMNGAETGFEDIKNANETLPFMAEKKIVVVEDWKTLSKKKEGDSSEEESFITYLKTLGSSSILLLVVNAEKVDSRRKIIKEIGKAGGVVELNRLKEGELTSFIQSKCIKAVKNISRSCINEFIQYSGYLDKESETTLNDIEHEIEKLVSYVGERDRIESEDINSVVTKSVQSNIFKLVELLGESRVDKSLDTLDDIISLGIPTQKIIYMVIRQLRLLLLTSEYMGRGYSQKTLKDVTGIKFDFVINKLIAQTKAFGPGKIVSALELALELDRNIKTSAVDERLGIERLLLAMSR is encoded by the coding sequence TTGGACTACAGAGAGTTTTTAGGCGAGATAGAGAGAAGTCAGATAAAGCCAGTATACCTTTTATACGGGCGTGAGAAATACCTTATGGACTCGGTGCTTCGAAAGCTGAAGGGCAAGTATATAGACGAGAGCTTTGAGAGCCTCAACTACATCTATATGAATGGAGCTGAGACAGGATTCGAGGACATAAAAAATGCAAACGAGACACTCCCCTTTATGGCCGAGAAAAAGATAGTCGTAGTGGAAGACTGGAAGACTCTTTCGAAGAAAAAAGAGGGAGACAGCTCGGAAGAGGAGAGTTTCATAACTTATCTGAAAACACTAGGAAGCTCCAGCATACTGCTGCTGGTGGTGAATGCCGAGAAAGTGGACAGCAGAAGAAAGATAATCAAGGAAATTGGCAAGGCCGGCGGAGTGGTGGAGCTAAACAGGCTCAAGGAAGGAGAGCTCACAAGCTTTATACAGAGCAAGTGTATAAAGGCTGTAAAGAATATATCTAGAAGCTGCATAAACGAATTTATACAGTACAGCGGATATCTGGACAAGGAGTCCGAGACGACTCTAAACGACATAGAGCATGAGATAGAGAAGCTGGTTTCCTATGTAGGCGAAAGGGATAGAATAGAGAGCGAGGACATAAACAGTGTAGTGACCAAGTCTGTGCAGAGCAATATATTCAAGCTGGTGGAGCTTCTAGGTGAAAGTCGAGTGGACAAGTCGCTAGATACTCTGGACGACATAATCAGCTTGGGGATTCCGACCCAGAAGATAATCTATATGGTGATAAGGCAGTTGAGGCTTCTACTACTGACTTCGGAGTATATGGGCCGTGGATACAGCCAAAAGACGTTGAAAGATGTGACTGGGATAAAGTTTGACTTTGTGATAAACAAGCTTATAGCCCAGACGAAGGCCTTCGGGCCTGGAAAGATAGTCTCTGCTCTAGAACTTGCGCTTGAGCTTGATAGGAATATAAAGACGAGCGCTGTAGACGAGCGACTTGGAATAGAGAGACTGCTTCTTGCGATGTCGCGGTAA
- a CDS encoding prepilin-type N-terminal cleavage/methylation domain-containing protein produces MRILKSEKGMTLVEVIISIAILGIIVTAFLSLFGNGFVSIASFGGKSEAVLGASDILEQVYSESESYTESELEDKLVLLDGVKKDNVGNIEDSIPEGKGFNYYFEDADLNGFNLTIAVQNGKKGSMEKLTTFIPKTPEAKKDES; encoded by the coding sequence ATGAGAATACTTAAGAGTGAAAAAGGGATGACTCTTGTTGAAGTTATAATATCAATAGCTATACTCGGCATAATAGTCACAGCCTTCTTGAGCCTCTTTGGAAATGGCTTTGTATCTATAGCTTCTTTTGGAGGGAAGTCGGAGGCAGTACTTGGGGCTTCGGATATACTGGAGCAGGTTTACTCAGAATCCGAATCGTATACAGAAAGTGAATTGGAGGATAAACTTGTTTTGCTTGATGGAGTAAAAAAAGATAATGTTGGAAATATAGAAGATTCCATACCCGAGGGGAAAGGCTTTAACTATTATTTTGAGGATGCTGATTTAAATGGATTCAATTTGACGATAGCTGTTCAAAATGGGAAAAAGGGCAGTATGGAAAAGCTGACCACCTTTATCCCTAAAACGCCAGAAGCTAAAAAGGACGAGTCTTAA
- the argF gene encoding ornithine carbamoyltransferase: MAFNLKGRNFLKLLDFTPKEIEYLIELAADLKKLKYAGIKPRNLEGKNVALIFEKPSTRTRCAFVVAAVDEGAHPEYLGKDDIQLGKKESVKDTARVLGRMFDGIEFRGFSHETVEELGAYAGVPVWNGLTDKFHPTQILADFLTIKEHKGYLKGIKFAYVGDGRNNMANSLMIGAAKMGMDFRIVAPESLFPEEELVEESKKIAAETGAKLTFTSSVDEGVAGADVVYTDVWVSMGEEDQFEERINLLKAYQVNAEMMSKADSSALFMHCLPAFHDRETLVGEDVYQKYGMDALEVTDEVFEGPQSVVFDEAENRMHTIKAIMVATLGNQ; encoded by the coding sequence ATGGCATTTAACTTGAAGGGAAGAAACTTTTTGAAACTGTTGGACTTTACACCGAAGGAAATTGAGTACCTCATAGAGCTTGCGGCTGATCTTAAAAAGCTTAAATATGCAGGCATAAAGCCTAGGAATCTGGAGGGAAAAAACGTAGCGCTTATATTCGAAAAGCCTTCTACCAGAACTAGATGCGCCTTTGTAGTGGCGGCGGTAGATGAAGGAGCGCATCCAGAGTACCTTGGGAAAGACGATATACAGCTCGGCAAGAAAGAGTCTGTAAAGGACACAGCCAGAGTGCTTGGAAGGATGTTCGACGGAATAGAGTTCAGAGGATTTTCACACGAGACTGTGGAGGAGCTTGGAGCATACGCTGGTGTGCCTGTTTGGAACGGGCTTACAGACAAGTTCCACCCGACACAGATACTGGCGGATTTCCTGACTATAAAAGAGCACAAGGGATACCTCAAGGGAATAAAGTTCGCATACGTAGGAGACGGCAGAAACAATATGGCCAACTCGCTTATGATAGGTGCAGCCAAGATGGGAATGGACTTCAGGATAGTTGCGCCAGAGTCGCTTTTCCCGGAAGAAGAGCTTGTAGAGGAGTCCAAGAAGATAGCGGCAGAGACAGGAGCCAAGCTCACGTTCACTTCAAGTGTAGACGAGGGAGTCGCTGGAGCCGACGTAGTATATACAGACGTATGGGTTTCGATGGGAGAAGAGGACCAGTTCGAGGAGAGGATAAACCTGCTTAAGGCATACCAGGTGAATGCGGAGATGATGTCTAAGGCTGACTCGAGTGCGTTATTTATGCACTGCCTACCTGCGTTCCACGACAGAGAGACTCTAGTTGGAGAAGACGTATACCAGAAATACGGAATGGACGCACTGGAAGTCACAGACGAGGTATTTGAAGGGCCGCAGTCTGTAGTATTCGATGAAGCAGAGAACAGAATGCACACTATAAAGGCCATAATGGTGGCTACACTGGGGAATCAGTAA
- the lepB gene encoding signal peptidase I, protein MNSGKFRSELWDWVKSILVAVVIALVIKTFLFNSTKVIGSSMYPTLHENDRLFTNKIVYIVGEPEVGDVVVLQAPDDETKDYIKRVIAVEGDTVDINDGIVYVNGEAIEEGYIAENSYTDAYDQNHWEIPAGQVFVLGDNREFRASKDSRSLGTVDEELVKGKASFRYFPFDRIGTI, encoded by the coding sequence ATGAATTCAGGAAAATTTAGAAGTGAACTGTGGGACTGGGTCAAGAGTATACTTGTAGCTGTGGTGATAGCGCTTGTCATAAAGACATTTTTATTCAACAGCACAAAGGTGATAGGAAGCTCTATGTATCCGACACTGCACGAGAATGATAGGCTCTTTACGAACAAGATAGTCTACATAGTGGGAGAGCCAGAAGTGGGAGATGTAGTTGTGCTACAGGCACCTGACGACGAGACGAAAGACTATATAAAGAGGGTTATAGCTGTAGAAGGCGATACAGTCGATATAAATGACGGAATAGTCTATGTGAATGGAGAGGCGATAGAGGAAGGCTATATAGCTGAAAATTCCTACACAGATGCATACGACCAAAACCACTGGGAGATTCCAGCAGGCCAGGTCTTTGTACTTGGGGACAACAGGGAATTTAGAGCCAGTAAAGACAGCAGAAGTCTTGGAACAGTAGACGAAGAGCTAGTAAAGGGAAAGGCTTCTTTCAGGTATTTCCCATTTGACAGGATAGGCACAATATAG
- a CDS encoding Crp/Fnr family transcriptional regulator, translating into MRSRIDYIKGIPIFQSLDEGELEAVESILKERVYKKNSIVISEGNHGDSMFVVKSGKVKIYKTDVSGKEIILDIKGENKMFGEVTLFTDISYPATVKTIEDSEIIILENVELEKVVEKSPKLALGIIKVLSARLLKSQQKHKELVVDDVYMRTARELLSLAAKYGKESGGSTELDLGLTREEIASIVGTSRETVSRVLSRFGSEGSIAIKGRKISIVNKEKLKGWLE; encoded by the coding sequence TTGAGAAGTAGAATCGACTATATAAAGGGAATCCCGATATTCCAGTCGCTTGACGAAGGCGAACTGGAAGCTGTGGAATCCATACTTAAAGAGAGAGTTTACAAGAAAAACAGTATTGTGATCTCTGAGGGGAATCACGGCGACTCCATGTTCGTAGTCAAGTCTGGAAAAGTGAAGATATACAAGACCGATGTAAGTGGAAAAGAGATAATCCTGGACATCAAAGGCGAGAACAAGATGTTCGGGGAAGTGACGCTTTTTACAGATATAAGTTACCCGGCGACGGTAAAGACGATAGAGGACTCAGAGATAATAATACTCGAGAATGTGGAGCTTGAGAAAGTGGTTGAGAAGAGCCCCAAGCTTGCACTAGGGATAATAAAAGTTCTGAGTGCAAGGCTTCTTAAGTCGCAGCAGAAACACAAAGAGCTTGTAGTGGACGACGTATATATGAGGACTGCCAGAGAGCTTTTAAGCCTTGCTGCCAAATACGGCAAAGAGAGCGGAGGGTCTACAGAGCTGGATCTCGGGCTTACAAGAGAAGAAATAGCCAGCATAGTTGGAACTTCGAGGGAGACTGTAAGCAGGGTGCTGAGCAGGTTCGGAAGCGAGGGCTCGATAGCTATAAAGGGAAGAAAGATATCCATAGTGAACAAGGAAAAGCTAAAAGGGTGGTTGGAATAG
- the rpsT gene encoding 30S ribosomal protein S20, which yields MANIKSAMKRIDVINKKTAVNKSRKTEIKTYINKFNSALENGNIEEAKAMLKVVEKKLSRAGIKNTLHKNAASRKVSRLAKKLNKAV from the coding sequence GTGGCAAATATCAAGTCAGCTATGAAGAGAATCGACGTTATAAACAAGAAGACAGCTGTTAACAAATCTAGAAAAACTGAAATCAAAACTTATATAAATAAATTTAACAGTGCTTTAGAGAACGGTAACATAGAAGAAGCTAAGGCTATGCTTAAAGTAGTGGAGAAGAAACTTTCTCGTGCAGGTATCAAGAACACTCTACACAAGAATGCAGCTTCTAGAAAAGTTAGTCGTCTAGCTAAGAAATTAAATAAGGCTGTTTAG
- a CDS encoding prepilin-type N-terminal cleavage/methylation domain-containing protein has protein sequence MKKTLKKHLNKKGLTLLEVIITIAIVSIIIPVAFSVLGFGNKTFNSGISRRDIQQNVRNISTVMVDEIRYEGSNQTESVDEIYLVDKIPSESNRLEKIKYIAIEETGLKIYVGKSPTPSTQLGDNNGINFEKSSIERIKEKNETVAIKIKVVGEESGNSYEVETAVYPLNGEISSGEGLPIIIEFKGE, from the coding sequence ATGAAAAAAACATTAAAAAAACACCTAAATAAAAAGGGATTAACACTCTTAGAGGTAATAATAACTATAGCGATAGTTTCCATAATAATTCCCGTGGCATTTTCAGTGCTTGGCTTTGGGAATAAGACTTTTAACAGCGGAATATCTAGAAGGGATATACAGCAGAATGTACGGAATATCTCAACTGTGATGGTAGACGAGATAAGGTACGAAGGATCAAATCAAACTGAATCAGTGGATGAAATTTATTTAGTGGATAAAATCCCTAGTGAGTCTAATAGATTAGAAAAAATTAAATATATAGCTATTGAAGAAACGGGATTAAAGATATACGTAGGTAAAAGCCCTACACCATCGACTCAGCTTGGGGATAACAATGGAATAAACTTTGAAAAATCAAGCATTGAAAGAATAAAAGAAAAAAATGAAACAGTAGCTATAAAGATAAAAGTAGTAGGTGAAGAAAGCGGAAATAGCTATGAAGTAGAGACGGCGGTATACCCTCTAAATGGCGAAATATCATCAGGAGAAGGATTGCCTATAATAATAGAATTCAAAGGAGAATAG